From a single Vicia villosa cultivar HV-30 ecotype Madison, WI unplaced genomic scaffold, Vvil1.0 ctg.001678F_1_1, whole genome shotgun sequence genomic region:
- the LOC131636250 gene encoding uncharacterized protein LOC131636250, with protein MASSPSTKVSMKLLIDTKNQKVLFAEASKSVVDFLFNLLCLPIGTVVKLLSANGMVGSLGNLYQSVENLNQNYMLPDQTKDVLLNPKAQSSSTEISGFLTENDVKDNHGQEPKLYMCTNKCNFQVTYNNNLKCPGRPGK; from the exons ATGGCTTCTTCTCCTTCCACAAAAGTGTCCATGAAGCTTCTTATAGACACAAAGAACCAAAAAGTTCTTTTTGCTGAAGCTTCAAAGTCTGTTGTAGACTTTCTGTTTAACCTTCTTTGCTTGCCTATAGGAACTGTTGTTAAGCTCCTAAGTGCTAATGGCATGGTTGGTAGCTTAGGCAATCTTTATCAGAGTGTTGAGAATCTCAACCAGAATTACATGCTACCTGACCAAACTAAAGATGTTCTCTTAAACCCAAAAGCTCAGAGCTCTTCAACTGAAATCTCAGGCTTCCTTACCGAGAATGATGTCAAAGATAACCATGGCCAAGAACCTAAGTTATACATGTGCACAAATAAATGTAATTTTCAGGTGACATATAATAACAATCTTAAATGTCCTGGCCGTCCCGG GAAATAA